A region from the Bacillus sp. Marseille-P3661 genome encodes:
- a CDS encoding HIT family protein, translating to MRVLSCPFCNLRKDQIVLENETALAFYDIYPVQKGHLLIIPKEHVISYFDASDIEIADIHDLIKKGKELLDDEYSPDGYNIGVNVGHYGGQTVPHLHFHLIPRYKGDIEDPRGGIRKAIPNLVQYP from the coding sequence GTGAGGGTTTTGAGTTGTCCATTTTGTAATTTAAGAAAAGATCAAATTGTACTAGAAAATGAAACAGCCTTAGCATTTTATGATATATATCCAGTTCAAAAAGGACATTTATTAATCATTCCGAAGGAGCATGTAATCTCGTATTTTGATGCGAGTGATATTGAAATTGCCGATATTCATGACCTTATAAAAAAAGGAAAAGAACTGCTTGACGATGAGTATTCACCAGATGGCTACAATATCGGTGTTAATGTAGGCCATTACGGGGGACAAACTGTTCCACATTTACATTTTCATTTAATTCCGCGTTATAAAGGAGACATCGAGGACCCAAGAGGCGGAATCAGAAAAGCGATTCCGA